Within Deltaproteobacteria bacterium, the genomic segment CAAGACATGCTCTTCCACCAGTATATCTGCCGCGGGTCGGGTTCGAAGATACTCCTCCAGATATGGTCGATCATCCATGGAAAGGCAAGGCTTGCAAGCGCGGCCGCGGACCGCTTGCGTCGGGATAATCTGAATGAGATTGCCGAGATGCATCAGCCCCTTTTGGACAGCATCGCCTCCGGGGAGATGGATCGCGCTCTCGAGTTTATCAAGATACATATCCAGTACCTGTGGGATCAGATTCCCCGGGAGTTTTGGAATCATCTCTCCCAGGAAAACAAGGACGCCAAGCATGCGAGGCCTCGTGAGGCGGACGAAGGGAGTGGAGATTGGGATATTGTCGCTGCCGTGGCCAGCATATTCGGTACAGGCCCAGGTGTGAGGAAGTAGGGGAGAAAGAAGCGAGTGGTCTTTGCAAGAAAGAGTTGCGTCCAAACCGATCACGGGTTTGCAGTCAGCTTGGCGGTCTTATAGAAAGGAGGTGAAACGGG encodes:
- a CDS encoding GntR family transcriptional regulator produces the protein MSQGERIRELELSRSFNTSQGPVREALKCLEQEGLVKRIPHKGTFVSQITREEVEEIYVLRALVEGIAVKRFLRRVTEEDITTLQGYVEAMRRAAGEGDVSVLVEQDMLFHQYICRGSGSKILLQIWSIIHGKARLASAAADRLRRDNLNEIAEMHQPLLDSIASGEMDRALEFIKIHIQYLWDQIPREFWNHLSQENKDAKHARPREADEGSGDWDIVAAVASIFGTGPGVRK